The DNA window TCCGCGCCATCAAGAACCACTCCCATGTGGTGCTGGTGATCGACCGCTCCGGGAGCATGGACGCCAGACTCTTCGACACGGAACGCGGCATGGAGCGCTCGCGTATGGAGATGGCGGTGGAAAGCGCCAATCTGCTTGCCCAGACGCTCCAGGACAAGGATCGTCTCTCGCTGCTCTTCTACGATTACAAGGTCCAGTATTCCGATCTGACGCCCAAGGGGCAGCCGCTCGCGATGGACGCGGCCGGAAAAGAGCGGCTCGCCGAAACGCTCGCCAAGGTGCGACCCGCCGGTGGAACCGCGATGCGCTCGGCAATCGAAACCGCCTGGCGCGATCTCTGCGAGACCATCAAGAAAAACCCCTCTGACCGCGCGATCCGGCTCATGGTGGTCTTGACCGATGGCGTCGACAATGCCTCCAAGATCTCGGACGCGGATCTGATCCAGCGAATCGGCTTTGCTCTGCCGGATGGGCATGGCGGTTATCTCGGTGATGCCGCCTGCAAGATTCCGGTCTTTGGCATCGCCTTCGGCGGAGAGGCGGACGATTCCTCGCTCAAGGCCATCGGCAACGCGGCGGGTGGTGAGACGCGGCGGGGCGATTCTGCGGAGATTCGGGAAATTTTCAAGCGTTTCAGTGATCTTCTTTAAACCGCGTCCAGAGTGATATGCATCATTTTCATTTAGTGTTTAACTTCGAGGATTTCTGCGGCATCGGTGGAAACGCGGTTTAAAACGCGTGGGAGCGGAAAAATCCTAGACAACCAGTACCATGCGGGTGGCGGCCCGCCGCCGACGCCCATTTTCTCATGAGCGCCCTAAAGCCTGGAGGCCACGACATGTTGCCTGCCCTGCATCCTTCCCGGATCGAAAACCCGGCCGGGTTTCGTCATGCCCCGTTTGCCCGTCTCATCTTCCCTGTCTTGTTCCTGATCGGCGGACTGTTCGCAACGCCCATGCTCCCGGCAGCCGAGAAGCTGTTCGACTTCGGCGATCTCAACGTGGATCTCTCAAAGGTCCAGGCCAAGCCCGGAGCGGCCGAGGCGGCCAAGCAATCTCCGGCCCAGCAGATGCCGAGCACCCCCGAGAGTCCCGCGCCAGCGGTGCTGCCCCGCGACGGCCAGGAATCCATCGGCGAGACGGTTCGCTCCCAGGCGATCAAGGTCAAGACGGTCGAGGTGCCTGCGGGCAAGACCGCGCAGCAGGCCATCGTCTATCCAGTGCCCGAGAATCGCTCGGTGATCGAGGTCAAGATCGCGGCGGGTTCGGAGAAAAAAGACTGGCTAGAGGAAGCGGCGCGCCGTTTCATGGCGGATCCCGCCCTGCGCCAACTGGACGGTAAACCCATCCGGCTAGTGATCGATAAGATCGGCTCCACGGAGTCCGCCAGTCTGCTGATCGAGGGCAAGACCCTGCATGGGGGGCGGAACGAATACCAGGTCTGGGCGCCCGCCTCCAGCATCTTCCGGGGCCTGGTGGAGGATGCCTTCACCGGCGGCAAACTCTTCGAAACCGACGAATCGATTGCCCGCAGCCCCATGGTCTTCGTCACCTGGGAGCCGGTCCAGCAGGCCATCGACCAGAAGATCCAGAAGTCGATGAGCTTCGACACCATCACCGAGCTGTTTTCCAGGGAACTGGGCGGCGAGACCATCGACCCCAATGGACGCAACTTTCAGTTCGGCTTCACCCGGCCTCGGGACTCCAACAGCGGTGCCGTTGCC is part of the Thiocystis violascens DSM 198 genome and encodes:
- a CDS encoding substrate-binding domain-containing protein, with the translated sequence MLPALHPSRIENPAGFRHAPFARLIFPVLFLIGGLFATPMLPAAEKLFDFGDLNVDLSKVQAKPGAAEAAKQSPAQQMPSTPESPAPAVLPRDGQESIGETVRSQAIKVKTVEVPAGKTAQQAIVYPVPENRSVIEVKIAAGSEKKDWLEEAARRFMADPALRQLDGKPIRLVIDKIGSTESASLLIEGKTLHGGRNEYQVWAPASSIFRGLVEDAFTGGKLFETDESIARSPMVFVTWEPVQQAIDQKIQKSMSFDTITELFSRELGGETIDPNGRNFQFGFTRPRDSNSGAVALIAMAYEFFAKDRGRYRIRLEDLQNPDFQAYLAFIKYMSDQTKDSTGKLAEPMMQAGYGGQPLSSVYVYENLGVKLAFIRRVNDPNGARPIIRYPKYNLISDHPYYTLRHGNSREQVEAARRFKDYLLTRDIQLLALQREGFRPVSTEISNQEMSEVLGDFVDAHGLVPDLIKASQILIPAQSGEVIMALIRTYQELGDPVGPNF